One genomic window of Arachis stenosperma cultivar V10309 chromosome 10, arast.V10309.gnm1.PFL2, whole genome shotgun sequence includes the following:
- the LOC130954460 gene encoding ABC transporter C family member 12-like isoform X3 encodes MALMVEALTWCSMIVLILLETKVYIRQFRWVVRFGVIYVLVGDVVLLNLLLSVKDYCSRSALFLYLSTFICQVLFGTLLFVYVPNLVPYNGHITTQDELPDNAEYELLCGEEQVFPEMHANIFSRLCFGWVTPLMRQGYRKPIREKDVWKLDKCDQTETLTEKFQKCWMIEFQSSNPWLLRSLNNSLGKRFWWGGIYKIGNDLSQFVGPILLNHLLNSMQNQDPSWVGYIYAFSIFVGVSLGVLCEAQYFQNVMRVGFQLRSTLVAAIFRKSLRLTNEGRKKFSSGKLMNMITTDANALQQICQQLHGLWSAPFRIIIAMVLLYQQLGVASLIGSLLLVLIVPLQTYVIAKMRKLTKEGLQQTDKRVGIMHEILAAMDTVKCYAWETSFQCRVQSIRDYELSWFRKAHLLNALNTFILNSIPVLVTVTSFGMFTLLGGELTPARAFTSLSLFTVLRFPLNMLPNLLSQVANANVSLQRLEELFLAEERNLKQNPPLVPGLPAISIKNGNFSWDAKAEKSTLSNINVEIPIGSLVAIVGGTGEGKTSLISAMIGELPLLNDGNAIIRGTVAYVPQISWIYNATVSCSLFMLLNIFTYFFCNKFKRNKYCNLLLNHIFLQVRENILFGSEFEYERYWKAIDVTALQHDLNLLPARDFTEIGERGVNISGGQKQRVSLARAVYSDSDVYIFDDPLSALDAHVAHEVFKNCIKEALGGKTRVLVTNQLHLLPQVDKIILLSDGMIKEQGTFEELSKCGYLFQRLMENAGKMEQQSESNEGREDHVEANVSTSSNEALVQIPNDTSYEKKGKLRKSVLVKQEERETGVVSLKVLARYKSALGGLWVVFILFACYTLTEVLRISSSTWLSVWTDQDSTSDYNPVYFLVVYALFSFGQVAVTLANSYWLIISNLRAAKRLHDAMLDKILRAPMVFFQTNPVGRIINRFAKDMGDIDTMVSTLVNQFMGQLWQLLSTFVLIGTVSTISLWAIMPLLIFFYGAYIYYQSTAREVKRLDSITRSPVYAHFGEALNGLASIRAYKAYDRMAHINGKFMDKNIRFTLVNISSNRWLTIRLESLGGLMIWFIATFAVLQNGRSENQAAFASTMGLLLSYTLNITSLLSGVLRQASRAENSLNAVERVGTYIDLETEAPRIIETNRPPPGWPTSGLVEFENVVLSYRPELPPVLHGLSFTVLPTEKVGVVGRTGAGKSSMLNALFRIVELQSGRIIIDGFDISMFGLADLRRVLTIIPQSPVLFSGTVRFNLDPFTEHNDADMWQALERAHLKDVIRRNPLGLDAQVLEGGDNFSVGQRQLLSLARALLRRSKVLVLDEATAAVDVRTDALIQKTIRQEFQSCTMLIIAHRLNTVIDCNRILLLDSGRVLEYDSPDKLLSNEASAFYKMVQSTGAANAEYLCSLVFGRIVNNSNEENKGLENQMRQLASSNWAAATQCAIAATLSSLHLNLQIPNETKDNKDFIEKTKDALTTLQEVLEGKHDDVIQQTLVKYNVPTERWWSTLYQLVEGLSVLIKLPPKNIQQLELDFERRSFH; translated from the exons CTGCCCTGTTTCTGTACCTTAGTACTTTTATCTGCCAG GTCTTGTTTGGTACATTGCTTTTTGTTTACGTACCTAATTTGGTTCCGTATAATGGCCATATAACAACGCAAGACGAGCTTCCTGACAATGCTGAGTATGAACTACTTTGTGGAGAGGAACAAGTTTTCCCTGAGATGCATGCTAATATATTCTCTA GATTATGTTTTGGATGGGTAACTCCACTCATGCGGCAAGGTTACAGAAAACCCATCAGAGAAAAGGATGTTTGGAAGCTAGACAAGTGTGATCAGACAGAGACATTAACAGAAAA GTTTCAAAAGTGTTGGATGATAGAATTTCAAAGCTCTAACCCATGGCTTTTAAGATCTTTGAACAACAGCTTAGGGAAGAG GTTTTGGTGGGGAGGCATCTATAAG ATTGGTAATGATCTTTCCCAGTTTGTTGGGCCAATTCTGCTGAACCATCTGTTAAAT TCAATGCAAAATCAAGATCCATCTTGGGTTGGTTACATCTATGCTTTCTCCATATTTGTTGGAGTG TCACTTGGTGTTCTATGTGAAGCTCAATATTTCCAGAATGTGATGCGTGTTGGTTTTCAGCTTAGATCAACTTTG GTGGCTGCTATATTTAGAAAATCTTTGAGGCTAACTAATGAAGGTCGAAAGAAGTTCTCATCTGGGAAACTTATGAATATGATAACTACAGACGCCAATGCACTACAG CAAATATGTCAACAACTTCATGGACTTTGGTCAGCACCATTCCGTATCATCATAGCAATGGTTCTCTTATACCAGCAACTAGGCGTTGCTTCACTTATTGGATCGCTACTTCTAGTTCTCATTGTCCCACTACAG ACATACGTGATTGCCAAAATGAGAAAACTGACAAAGGAAGGACTGCAGCAAACAGACAAGAGGGTTGGTATCATGCATGAAATTCTGGCTGCCATGGATACTGTAAA ATGTTATGCATGGGAAACAAGCTTTCAATGTAGAGTACAAAGCATACGGGATTATGAGCTATCATGGTTTCGCAAAGCACATCTGTTAAATGCT CTCAATACCTTTATTCTAAATAGCATCCCAGTTCTTGTGACTGTAACTTCATTTGGAATGTTTACTTTACTTGGTGGAGAATTGACTCCTGCAAGGGCATTTACCTCACTATCTCTATTCACAGTTTTGCGCTTTCCATTAAACATGCTACCAAATTTACTAAGTCAG GTAGCAAATGCAAATGTATCGTTGCAAAGGCTGGAAGAATTATTCTTGGCTGAGGAGCGAAATCTAAAACAAAATCCACCTCTTGTACCAGGACTTCCAGCCATCTCAATAAAAAATGGAAACTTTTCATGGGATGCAAAG GCAGAGAAGTCCACACTATCAAATATCAATGTGGAAATACCAATTGGAAGCTTAGTTGCAATAGTTGGTGGTACTGGAGAAGGAAAAACATCACTTATTTCAGCAATGATTGGAGAGCTACCTCTTTTAAATGATGGAAATGCTATAATTAGAGGCACTGTTGCTTATGTTCCTCAGATTTCATGGATTTACAATGCTACAGTCAGTTGCAGCTTGTTTATGCTTCTAAACATTTTTACTTAtttcttttgtaataaattcAAACGAAACAaatactgcaatttacttctaaatcacatctttttacaGGTACGCGAAAACATATTGTTTGGGTCAGAATTCGAATATGAACGATATTGGAAGGCCATTGATGTCACTGCTTTACAACATGATCTCAACTTATTACCA GCACGCGATTTTACAGAGATTGGAGAAAGAGGAGTCAATATTAGTGGTGGACAAAAGCAAAGAGTTTCCTTAGCTAGGGCAGTCTATTCAGATTCAGATGTATATATATTCGATGATCCTTTAAGTGCTCTCGATGCTCATGTTGCTCATGAG GTTTTCAAAAACTGTATAAAGGAAGCTCTAGGAGGAAAAACAAGGGTTCTTGTCACCAACCAGCTACATCTTCTCCCTCAAGTGGATAAAATTATTCTCCTTAGTGACGGCATGATTAAAGAGCAGGGAACTTTTGAGGAGTTATCAAAGTGTGGGTATCTATTTCAGAGACTAATGGAAAATGCTGGGAAAATGGAACAACAATCAGAGAGTAATGAAGGTAGAGAGGACCATGTTGAGGCTAATGTTTCAACCTCGAGCAATGAGGCACTTGTTCAGATTCCAAACGACACAAGCTATGAGAAGAAGGGAAAGTTACGCAAATCAGTGCTTGTTAAGCAAGAAGAGCGGGAGACTGGTGTGGTTAGCTTGAAAGTTTTGGCGAG GTATAAATCTGCATTAGGAGGCCTATGGGTAGTTTTCATACTCTTTGCCTGCTACACATTAACAGAAGTTCTTCGAATTTCAAGTAGCACATGGTTAAGTGTTTGGACAGATCAAGATTCCACTTCAGATTATAATCCAGTATATTTTCTTGTCGTCTATGCACTTTTCTCCTTTGGACAG GTAGCTGTAACACTTGCAAACTCTTATTGGTTGATCATTTCTAACCTCCGTGCTGCAAAAAGATTGCATGATGCAATGCTAGATAAAATACTTCGGGCCCCAATGGTATTCTTCCAAACTAATCCTGTTGGCCGCATAATTAATAGGTTTGCAAAAGACATGGGAGACATAGACACCATGGTTTCTACTTTGGTGAATCAGTTTATGGGGCAACTCTGGCAGCTACTTTCTACCTTTGTTCTTATTGGCACTGTGAGCACAATATCTCTGTGGGCTATAATGCCATTGCTGATCTTCTTTTATGGAGCTTATATATATTACCAG AGCACAGCTCGAGAAGTGAAGCGTTTGGATTCAATTACAAGATCTCCTGTTTATGCACACTTTGGAGAAGCGTTGAATGGTTTGGCAAGCATACGCGCTTACAAAGCATATGATAGAATGGCTCACATTAATGGAAAATTCATGGATAAAAATATCAGATTTACCCTTGTGAATATTAGTTCAAACCGTTGGCTCACCATAAGGTTAGAATCATTAGGAGGGCTCATGATTTGGTTCATAGCTACATTTGCTGTATTGCAAAATGGAAGATCTGAAAACCAGGCAGCATTTGCATCTACAATGGGCCTTCTTCTCAGTTATACTTTAAACATAACAAGTCTCTTGAGTGGTGTCCTGAGACAAGCAAGTAGAGCTGAAAATAGTTTAAATGCTGTTGAGCGTGTTGGCACATACATTGATTTGGAAACTGAGGCTCCAAGAATAATTGAGACAAACCGTCCACCACCAGGATGGCCAACATCTGGTTTAGTTGAGTTTGAGAATGTTGTCCTGAGTTACAGGCCTGAACTTCCTCCAGTCTTGCATGGACTGTCCTTTACGGTATTGCCAACCGAGAAGGTTGGGGTAGTTGGAAGAACTGGTGCAGGAAAATCTAGCATGCTTAATGCTTTATTCCGTATCGTTGAGCTACAAAGTGGAAGAATCATTATTGATGGTTTTGACATTTCTATGTTTGGACTAGCAGATTTGCGAAGAGTTCTAACTATCATACCTCAATCACCAGTTCTTTTCTCTG GAACTGTTCGCTTCAATCTTGATCCATTTACTGAACACAATGATGCCGACATGTGGCAAGCTTTAGAAAGGGCACATTTGAAGGATGTAATAAGAAGAAATCCACTTGGTCTAGATGCACAG GTCTTGGAGGGTGGAGATAATTTTAGTGTTGGACAGAGGCAACTATTAAGTCTAGCCAGAGCATTGCTTCGAAGATCAAAGGTTCTTGTCCTGGACGAAGCGACTGCTGCTGTTGATGTTAGAACAGATGCTCTTATACAGAAAACCATCCGACAAGAGTTTCAGTCCTGCACAATGCTCATCATTGCACACAGACTAAATACAGTTATTGACTGCAATCGGATTCTATTGCTCGATTCTGGACGG GTCCTTGAGTATGACTCGCCGGACAAACTCTTATCGAATGAAGCAAGTGCATTCTACAAGATGGTTCAGAGTACAGGAGCTGCAAATGCTGAGTATTTATGTAGTTTAGTTTTTGGAAGGATTGTGAACAATTCTAATGAAGAAAACAAGGGACTTGAAAATCAAATGAGACAGTTAGCTTCTTCCAACTGGGCTGCTGCTACACAATGTGCTATAGCTGCAACCCTTTCTTCATTGCATCTTAACCTTCAAATCCCAAATGAAACTAAAGATAACAAAGATTTCATCGAAAAAACGAAGGACGCGTTGACAACACTTCAGGAAGTTCTGGAAGGGAAGCATGATGATGTTATACAACAGACACTTGTTAAATACAATGTTCCTACAGAAAGATGGTGGTCTACTCTCTATCAATTAGTTGAAG GTTTGTCTGTCTTGATCAAGTTACCTCCGAAAAACATTCAACAATTGGAACTTGATTTTGAAAGAAGGTCCTTTCACTGA
- the LOC130954460 gene encoding ABC transporter C family member 2-like isoform X4, translating into MAFKIFEQQLREEIGNDLSQFVGPILLNHLLNSMQNQDPSWVGYIYAFSIFVGVSLGVLCEAQYFQNVMRVGFQLRSTLVAAIFRKSLRLTNEGRKKFSSGKLMNMITTDANALQQICQQLHGLWSAPFRIIIAMVLLYQQLGVASLIGSLLLVLIVPLQTYVIAKMRKLTKEGLQQTDKRVGIMHEILAAMDTVKCYAWETSFQCRVQSIRDYELSWFRKAHLLNALNTFILNSIPVLVTVTSFGMFTLLGGELTPARAFTSLSLFTVLRFPLNMLPNLLSQVANANVSLQRLEELFLAEERNLKQNPPLVPGLPAISIKNGNFSWDAKAEKSTLSNINVEIPIGSLVAIVGGTGEGKTSLISAMIGELPLLNDGNAIIRGTVAYVPQISWIYNATVSCSLFMLLNIFTYFFCNKFKRNKYCNLLLNHIFLQVRENILFGSEFEYERYWKAIDVTALQHDLNLLPARDFTEIGERGVNISGGQKQRVSLARAVYSDSDVYIFDDPLSALDAHVAHEVFKNCIKEALGGKTRVLVTNQLHLLPQVDKIILLSDGMIKEQGTFEELSKCGYLFQRLMENAGKMEQQSESNEGREDHVEANVSTSSNEALVQIPNDTSYEKKGKLRKSVLVKQEERETGVVSLKVLARYKSALGGLWVVFILFACYTLTEVLRISSSTWLSVWTDQDSTSDYNPVYFLVVYALFSFGQVAVTLANSYWLIISNLRAAKRLHDAMLDKILRAPMVFFQTNPVGRIINRFAKDMGDIDTMVSTLVNQFMGQLWQLLSTFVLIGTVSTISLWAIMPLLIFFYGAYIYYQSTAREVKRLDSITRSPVYAHFGEALNGLASIRAYKAYDRMAHINGKFMDKNIRFTLVNISSNRWLTIRLESLGGLMIWFIATFAVLQNGRSENQAAFASTMGLLLSYTLNITSLLSGVLRQASRAENSLNAVERVGTYIDLETEAPRIIETNRPPPGWPTSGLVEFENVVLSYRPELPPVLHGLSFTVLPTEKVGVVGRTGAGKSSMLNALFRIVELQSGRIIIDGFDISMFGLADLRRVLTIIPQSPVLFSGTVRFNLDPFTEHNDADMWQALERAHLKDVIRRNPLGLDAQVLEGGDNFSVGQRQLLSLARALLRRSKVLVLDEATAAVDVRTDALIQKTIRQEFQSCTMLIIAHRLNTVIDCNRILLLDSGRVLEYDSPDKLLSNEASAFYKMVQSTGAANAEYLCSLVFGRIVNNSNEENKGLENQMRQLASSNWAAATQCAIAATLSSLHLNLQIPNETKDNKDFIEKTKDALTTLQEVLEGKHDDVIQQTLVKYNVPTERWWSTLYQLVEGLSVLIKLPPKNIQQLELDFERRSFH; encoded by the exons ATGGCTTTTAAGATCTTTGAACAACAGCTTAGGGAAGAG ATTGGTAATGATCTTTCCCAGTTTGTTGGGCCAATTCTGCTGAACCATCTGTTAAAT TCAATGCAAAATCAAGATCCATCTTGGGTTGGTTACATCTATGCTTTCTCCATATTTGTTGGAGTG TCACTTGGTGTTCTATGTGAAGCTCAATATTTCCAGAATGTGATGCGTGTTGGTTTTCAGCTTAGATCAACTTTG GTGGCTGCTATATTTAGAAAATCTTTGAGGCTAACTAATGAAGGTCGAAAGAAGTTCTCATCTGGGAAACTTATGAATATGATAACTACAGACGCCAATGCACTACAG CAAATATGTCAACAACTTCATGGACTTTGGTCAGCACCATTCCGTATCATCATAGCAATGGTTCTCTTATACCAGCAACTAGGCGTTGCTTCACTTATTGGATCGCTACTTCTAGTTCTCATTGTCCCACTACAG ACATACGTGATTGCCAAAATGAGAAAACTGACAAAGGAAGGACTGCAGCAAACAGACAAGAGGGTTGGTATCATGCATGAAATTCTGGCTGCCATGGATACTGTAAA ATGTTATGCATGGGAAACAAGCTTTCAATGTAGAGTACAAAGCATACGGGATTATGAGCTATCATGGTTTCGCAAAGCACATCTGTTAAATGCT CTCAATACCTTTATTCTAAATAGCATCCCAGTTCTTGTGACTGTAACTTCATTTGGAATGTTTACTTTACTTGGTGGAGAATTGACTCCTGCAAGGGCATTTACCTCACTATCTCTATTCACAGTTTTGCGCTTTCCATTAAACATGCTACCAAATTTACTAAGTCAG GTAGCAAATGCAAATGTATCGTTGCAAAGGCTGGAAGAATTATTCTTGGCTGAGGAGCGAAATCTAAAACAAAATCCACCTCTTGTACCAGGACTTCCAGCCATCTCAATAAAAAATGGAAACTTTTCATGGGATGCAAAG GCAGAGAAGTCCACACTATCAAATATCAATGTGGAAATACCAATTGGAAGCTTAGTTGCAATAGTTGGTGGTACTGGAGAAGGAAAAACATCACTTATTTCAGCAATGATTGGAGAGCTACCTCTTTTAAATGATGGAAATGCTATAATTAGAGGCACTGTTGCTTATGTTCCTCAGATTTCATGGATTTACAATGCTACAGTCAGTTGCAGCTTGTTTATGCTTCTAAACATTTTTACTTAtttcttttgtaataaattcAAACGAAACAaatactgcaatttacttctaaatcacatctttttacaGGTACGCGAAAACATATTGTTTGGGTCAGAATTCGAATATGAACGATATTGGAAGGCCATTGATGTCACTGCTTTACAACATGATCTCAACTTATTACCA GCACGCGATTTTACAGAGATTGGAGAAAGAGGAGTCAATATTAGTGGTGGACAAAAGCAAAGAGTTTCCTTAGCTAGGGCAGTCTATTCAGATTCAGATGTATATATATTCGATGATCCTTTAAGTGCTCTCGATGCTCATGTTGCTCATGAG GTTTTCAAAAACTGTATAAAGGAAGCTCTAGGAGGAAAAACAAGGGTTCTTGTCACCAACCAGCTACATCTTCTCCCTCAAGTGGATAAAATTATTCTCCTTAGTGACGGCATGATTAAAGAGCAGGGAACTTTTGAGGAGTTATCAAAGTGTGGGTATCTATTTCAGAGACTAATGGAAAATGCTGGGAAAATGGAACAACAATCAGAGAGTAATGAAGGTAGAGAGGACCATGTTGAGGCTAATGTTTCAACCTCGAGCAATGAGGCACTTGTTCAGATTCCAAACGACACAAGCTATGAGAAGAAGGGAAAGTTACGCAAATCAGTGCTTGTTAAGCAAGAAGAGCGGGAGACTGGTGTGGTTAGCTTGAAAGTTTTGGCGAG GTATAAATCTGCATTAGGAGGCCTATGGGTAGTTTTCATACTCTTTGCCTGCTACACATTAACAGAAGTTCTTCGAATTTCAAGTAGCACATGGTTAAGTGTTTGGACAGATCAAGATTCCACTTCAGATTATAATCCAGTATATTTTCTTGTCGTCTATGCACTTTTCTCCTTTGGACAG GTAGCTGTAACACTTGCAAACTCTTATTGGTTGATCATTTCTAACCTCCGTGCTGCAAAAAGATTGCATGATGCAATGCTAGATAAAATACTTCGGGCCCCAATGGTATTCTTCCAAACTAATCCTGTTGGCCGCATAATTAATAGGTTTGCAAAAGACATGGGAGACATAGACACCATGGTTTCTACTTTGGTGAATCAGTTTATGGGGCAACTCTGGCAGCTACTTTCTACCTTTGTTCTTATTGGCACTGTGAGCACAATATCTCTGTGGGCTATAATGCCATTGCTGATCTTCTTTTATGGAGCTTATATATATTACCAG AGCACAGCTCGAGAAGTGAAGCGTTTGGATTCAATTACAAGATCTCCTGTTTATGCACACTTTGGAGAAGCGTTGAATGGTTTGGCAAGCATACGCGCTTACAAAGCATATGATAGAATGGCTCACATTAATGGAAAATTCATGGATAAAAATATCAGATTTACCCTTGTGAATATTAGTTCAAACCGTTGGCTCACCATAAGGTTAGAATCATTAGGAGGGCTCATGATTTGGTTCATAGCTACATTTGCTGTATTGCAAAATGGAAGATCTGAAAACCAGGCAGCATTTGCATCTACAATGGGCCTTCTTCTCAGTTATACTTTAAACATAACAAGTCTCTTGAGTGGTGTCCTGAGACAAGCAAGTAGAGCTGAAAATAGTTTAAATGCTGTTGAGCGTGTTGGCACATACATTGATTTGGAAACTGAGGCTCCAAGAATAATTGAGACAAACCGTCCACCACCAGGATGGCCAACATCTGGTTTAGTTGAGTTTGAGAATGTTGTCCTGAGTTACAGGCCTGAACTTCCTCCAGTCTTGCATGGACTGTCCTTTACGGTATTGCCAACCGAGAAGGTTGGGGTAGTTGGAAGAACTGGTGCAGGAAAATCTAGCATGCTTAATGCTTTATTCCGTATCGTTGAGCTACAAAGTGGAAGAATCATTATTGATGGTTTTGACATTTCTATGTTTGGACTAGCAGATTTGCGAAGAGTTCTAACTATCATACCTCAATCACCAGTTCTTTTCTCTG GAACTGTTCGCTTCAATCTTGATCCATTTACTGAACACAATGATGCCGACATGTGGCAAGCTTTAGAAAGGGCACATTTGAAGGATGTAATAAGAAGAAATCCACTTGGTCTAGATGCACAG GTCTTGGAGGGTGGAGATAATTTTAGTGTTGGACAGAGGCAACTATTAAGTCTAGCCAGAGCATTGCTTCGAAGATCAAAGGTTCTTGTCCTGGACGAAGCGACTGCTGCTGTTGATGTTAGAACAGATGCTCTTATACAGAAAACCATCCGACAAGAGTTTCAGTCCTGCACAATGCTCATCATTGCACACAGACTAAATACAGTTATTGACTGCAATCGGATTCTATTGCTCGATTCTGGACGG GTCCTTGAGTATGACTCGCCGGACAAACTCTTATCGAATGAAGCAAGTGCATTCTACAAGATGGTTCAGAGTACAGGAGCTGCAAATGCTGAGTATTTATGTAGTTTAGTTTTTGGAAGGATTGTGAACAATTCTAATGAAGAAAACAAGGGACTTGAAAATCAAATGAGACAGTTAGCTTCTTCCAACTGGGCTGCTGCTACACAATGTGCTATAGCTGCAACCCTTTCTTCATTGCATCTTAACCTTCAAATCCCAAATGAAACTAAAGATAACAAAGATTTCATCGAAAAAACGAAGGACGCGTTGACAACACTTCAGGAAGTTCTGGAAGGGAAGCATGATGATGTTATACAACAGACACTTGTTAAATACAATGTTCCTACAGAAAGATGGTGGTCTACTCTCTATCAATTAGTTGAAG GTTTGTCTGTCTTGATCAAGTTACCTCCGAAAAACATTCAACAATTGGAACTTGATTTTGAAAGAAGGTCCTTTCACTGA
- the LOC130954557 gene encoding BTB/POZ domain-containing protein At3g05675, with the protein MSFIHQIKPVQLVIAKDIFVSAIRIAMSIDGSCLPFGDVLRTSAQEQVDYMLSKDKDTLIVMADDEVKSVVRTGVYNTINSFEKDLASLLLVPSLELGAADNNDRIMRKLSDLEWMCNVLPKMDLMKNLVSDWAAISNQILRIVEDKKLDQVMWGLKIKLIEVTCKVLEAVGYGGVILPAACRVQLLKSWFPYIRKMKPLLDSKGTEENGFPYKMDQDLCQAIEGAIVSLVLTLPSNDQADILADWIRSREIGYPDLSEAFEVWCYRTKSAKRRLVEGLDGNSDAVISA; encoded by the coding sequence ATGTCATTTATACATCAGATTAAACCTGTGCAATTAGTTATCGCAAAAGATATATTTGTTTCAGCCATTCGCATCGCCATGTCTATTGATGGGTCGTGTTTACCATTTGGAGATGTGCTCCGAACATCTGCACAGGAGCAAGTCGACTACATGCTAAGTAAAGACAAAGATACTCTGATAGTCATGGCTGATGATGAAGTTAAGTCAGTGGTAAGAACGGGTGTTTACAATACAATTAATTCATTCGAAAAGGACTTGGCTTCCTTGTTGTTGGTCCCCTCCCTTGAGCTTGGGGCTGCAGATAATAATGATAGAATAATGAGAAAGTTATCTGATCTTGAATGGATGTGCAATGTACTCCCAAAGATGGATTTAATGAAAAATTTGGTCTCTGATTGGGCTGCGATCTCTAATCAAATTTTGcgaattgttgaagacaagaaGCTTGACCAGGTCATGTGGGGCCTGAAAATAAAGCTGATAGAGGTAACATGTAAAGTTTTGGAAGCGGTTGGTTATGGCGGTGTGATTCTTCCGGCAGCATGCCGTGTCCAATTGCTGAAGTCTTGGTTTCCGTATATTCGGAAAATGAAGCCGTTGCTGGATTCAAAAGGCACAGAGGAGAATGGTTTTCCTTACAAAATGGACCAAGATTTGTGTCAGGCCATTGAGGGAGCAATTGTGTCATTGGTATTGACATTGCCATCAAACGACCAAGCAGACATTCTTGCTGACTGGATTAGAAGCAGAGAAATCGGATACCCGGACCTGAGTGAGGCTTTCGAGGTCTGGTGTTATAGAACGAAGTCGGCGAAGAGGAGATTAGTGGAAGGTTTAGATGGCAATAGTGATGCTGTCATCAGTGCTTGA